The Methanomethylovorans hollandica DSM 15978 genome includes a region encoding these proteins:
- a CDS encoding helix-turn-helix transcriptional regulator, with protein sequence MSDKRKAVLLLLQNGPKEMKSLLKALDTKRPALLPQIKMLEDIHLIVHYNGIYELTTLGKIVVDKMIPLLDTLDVFDGDIDYWRDRDLRFIPSSLLYRLREIKGCKVIEPNLVNIYEINKDFIETCAISKDLLFILTFAHPIFTTIISQFIANNSHVKIIINMDLLQKFKANEQKEVNGYIINEKIEFYLYPKDISLGTFAQNDHCSVLRTLSKDRTYDYTQLFCKGPDALKWGRELFDFYLNESIPITEI encoded by the coding sequence ATGTCGGACAAGAGAAAGGCAGTACTCTTGTTGTTGCAGAATGGGCCAAAAGAAATGAAAAGTTTGCTAAAAGCGCTGGATACTAAGAGACCGGCTCTGCTGCCTCAGATTAAAATGCTTGAAGATATACACCTGATCGTTCATTATAATGGCATTTACGAATTGACTACTCTTGGAAAGATCGTAGTTGATAAAATGATACCTTTGTTAGACACATTAGATGTCTTTGATGGTGACATCGATTACTGGAGAGATCGGGACCTAAGGTTCATACCCTCATCCCTTTTGTACAGACTCCGCGAAATAAAGGGCTGTAAAGTGATCGAACCCAATTTAGTGAACATATATGAAATAAATAAAGACTTCATTGAAACATGTGCAATCTCAAAAGATCTGCTATTTATCCTGACCTTTGCACATCCGATCTTCACTACAATTATCTCCCAATTCATTGCTAACAATTCACACGTAAAAATTATAATCAACATGGACCTGTTACAAAAGTTCAAAGCAAATGAGCAGAAAGAAGTTAATGGATACATTATCAATGAAAAGATAGAATTTTATCTATACCCAAAAGACATTTCTCTGGGCACATTTGCTCAGAACGATCATTGCTCTGTATTAAGAACGCTGTCGAAGGATAGGACATATGACTACACTCAACTGTTTTGTAAAGGCCCCGATGCACTTAAATGGGGAAGGGAATTATTTGATTTCTACTTGAATGAGTCTATACCGATAACAGAAATTTAG
- a CDS encoding ABC transporter permease yields the protein MNIITELKHSWIITIKEFRQLSRKKALMVPLFLFPIIMIIFFGYGMGGTVKNAPILIVNDDTGTASNSLVHQIGSYAGKYGGEPMFSITYTRDMSQSKAESKIDAGSYKAVLMIPPDYSQKLAKNESVTLTLLTDSSDTTTTGIIVNYMKQLFSERGSVSLEIPNIYGDLEYLDFLTPAVIALTIFMGSVATTGSAIAGEKEDGTIVRILMTPVSRRAVILGKTIYQLILQLIRSVILILAAYFLVGFHMNGSWLLVALVLVIFTLGGVGMGIVMSTRVNDMESFFQLNMIVTLPSMFVTGVFFPLSSVPDWMRYIAYLLPLTYANDAMRTIMIKGQGLSAISTDLIILSLFALITFTAGVHLFRREA from the coding sequence TTCCCGAAAAAAGGCTCTCATGGTTCCTTTGTTCCTATTCCCCATTATTATGATCATCTTTTTCGGCTATGGGATGGGTGGCACTGTAAAGAATGCTCCCATTCTGATCGTTAATGACGACACAGGCACAGCCTCAAATTCCCTTGTGCACCAGATCGGCAGCTATGCCGGCAAATACGGTGGAGAGCCCATGTTCTCCATAACCTACACGAGAGACATGTCGCAGTCAAAAGCAGAGAGTAAGATCGATGCCGGATCGTATAAAGCTGTCCTGATGATCCCGCCGGATTACAGCCAAAAACTGGCGAAGAATGAAAGTGTGACCCTGACCCTTCTTACCGATTCCTCGGACACTACCACAACCGGCATTATTGTGAACTATATGAAGCAACTGTTCTCGGAAAGAGGCTCGGTTTCTCTGGAAATCCCAAATATCTACGGGGATCTTGAATATCTGGACTTTCTGACTCCAGCAGTTATAGCCCTCACCATTTTTATGGGTTCTGTAGCGACCACAGGTTCTGCCATTGCGGGAGAAAAAGAAGACGGTACCATTGTCCGTATCCTGATGACCCCTGTCAGCAGACGAGCGGTGATCCTCGGAAAAACGATATACCAGCTTATATTGCAGCTGATCAGGTCTGTTATCCTTATACTGGCAGCGTATTTCCTTGTGGGATTCCATATGAATGGAAGCTGGTTGCTTGTTGCTCTGGTGCTTGTTATCTTCACTCTCGGTGGAGTAGGTATGGGGATTGTAATGTCAACAAGAGTGAATGATATGGAATCTTTTTTCCAGCTGAACATGATAGTCACGCTTCCATCCATGTTCGTTACCGGTGTGTTTTTCCCATTGAGTTCAGTTCCGGACTGGATGCGCTATATCGCTTACCTGTTGCCTTTGACCTATGCGAACGATGCCATGCGTACGATCATGATCAAGGGTCAGGGTCTGAGCGCTATATCCACAGATCTGATAATACTCTCACTCTTCGCACTTATTACTTTTACAGCAGGTGTCCATCTTTTCAGGAGGGAAGCATAA
- a CDS encoding metal-binding protein, translated as MPGGKTHETINITVLAAILAGIFYLTIWQETAILSRYMDAYTVITFSCSYLFSTFFLSPDLDTKSRPSKRWKMLRILWWPYRTIFKHRGFSHSMILGPITILLNFVLILYLLTLLSGVRLHSIPQELLIPATVGMILSIEVHIISDRFFSMVKSIF; from the coding sequence ATGCCAGGTGGAAAAACACACGAGACAATAAACATTACAGTGCTGGCAGCTATACTAGCAGGCATTTTTTATCTTACAATATGGCAGGAAACTGCAATACTCTCGAGATATATGGATGCTTATACTGTAATTACTTTTTCTTGTTCCTACCTCTTCTCAACATTCTTCTTGAGTCCCGATCTTGATACAAAAAGCAGGCCCTCTAAAAGATGGAAGATGCTCAGGATACTCTGGTGGCCCTACAGGACCATATTCAAACACAGAGGATTTTCCCACAGCATGATTCTTGGACCTATTACCATCCTGCTGAACTTTGTATTGATATTGTACTTATTGACCCTGCTTTCAGGTGTCAGACTACACAGTATCCCTCAAGAGCTACTTATTCCTGCCACTGTGGGTATGATCCTGTCAATAGAGGTCCATATAATATCTGATCGTTTCTTCTCGATGGTAAAGAGTATTTTCTAA
- a CDS encoding COG1361 S-layer family protein, with protein MRKMIALVSLLLFMISGVAGAYDTLTAYSVSQSFDLGENYYNVDGSPDISATIIGSNEFDRGQMITLNIDLMNNGKLLGFKNDRTPDDADEIFGAQTEMKLESAVVDATGIVASLSAGPESPIEIRSVSQKIGSIRSGQNAVSPARFDIKIDKKAKAGEYNLYLNLSYDYQKNVQVMDPDATAQTYDVNRWYGMMVQNQTLKIIVKDQADFEIINTTGTLYPGGEEIIILNIRNTGEEEAKNVKVMVNPSDPLSTTDSVAFVSGMSPGSTAVAKVKIKADSEAVPKVYGIDIVVRYETPEGDIEYSDALQAPVEVKESGLFQRFFGWIR; from the coding sequence ATGAGGAAAATGATAGCATTAGTTTCTTTATTGCTCTTTATGATCTCAGGCGTTGCAGGAGCTTATGATACCCTGACAGCCTATAGTGTATCCCAAAGCTTCGATCTCGGAGAAAATTACTACAACGTAGACGGCAGTCCCGATATCAGTGCCACTATCATCGGCAGCAATGAATTCGATAGAGGTCAGATGATTACTTTGAACATTGACCTGATGAACAATGGTAAACTGTTAGGGTTCAAGAACGACAGAACTCCGGATGATGCCGATGAGATATTTGGCGCTCAGACTGAAATGAAGCTGGAAAGTGCCGTGGTAGATGCTACAGGTATAGTCGCTTCTCTTTCAGCAGGTCCGGAAAGTCCCATAGAGATAAGATCCGTTAGCCAGAAGATCGGTTCTATAAGAAGCGGACAAAATGCTGTTTCACCTGCCAGGTTCGATATAAAGATCGATAAAAAGGCAAAGGCAGGGGAATACAACCTTTACCTCAACCTTTCTTATGATTATCAGAAGAATGTACAGGTCATGGACCCGGATGCCACTGCCCAGACGTACGATGTGAACCGCTGGTATGGGATGATGGTGCAGAACCAGACATTGAAGATCATAGTAAAAGATCAGGCCGATTTTGAAATAATAAATACTACGGGCACTCTTTATCCCGGTGGTGAGGAGATCATCATTTTAAATATCAGGAATACAGGTGAGGAAGAGGCAAAGAATGTTAAGGTCATGGTCAATCCATCTGACCCGCTAAGCACCACAGATAGTGTGGCATTCGTTTCCGGTATGTCTCCCGGAAGTACAGCTGTCGCAAAGGTCAAAATTAAGGCTGACAGCGAAGCTGTGCCCAAAGTGTATGGGATAGATATTGTTGTTAGGTATGAAACACCAGAGGGTGACATAGAGTATTCAGATGCCCTCCAGGCTCCGGTAGAGGTAAAGGAGTCGGGTTTGTTCCAGAGATTTTTCGGGTGGATCAGATGA
- a CDS encoding MFS transporter: MVKKTNGYVSSAENAVSSSQVKGTRETPDAPALKTEKQIILMIAVLAGFITPFDGSAVNIALPTLAAEFRMNAIFLSWVATAYLLSSAVFLVPFGKIADIYGRKKVFLYGITIFSLASLTMTMVDSTAMLITIRVVQGLGSAMIFGTGIAMITSVYPPGERGKALGIYITAVYIGLSTGPFLGGIMTQHLGWRSIFFVNAPIGLAAILLILWKLKGDWAECRGDKFDLKGSMVYGMAIVSLMYGFSVLPDIKGASLIAVGIIGTIIFIRYEMRIPSPVLDISLLTKNRVFALSNLSAFINYSATYAVTFLLSLDLQYTKGFTPEHAGFILIAQPVFQAMVSPLAGKLSDSIEPRLIASAGMTLTTIGLFFLTFLSETTPVWYMIGILMVLGIGFGLFSSPNTNVIMSSVDKRFYGVASGMNGTMRLLGQMFSMGIAMMIFAVVTGPVEITPEYHTQFIASLQYAFSLFTIFCIVGIFTSLVRGKTLPVNHSPKNGDYHNAGR; the protein is encoded by the coding sequence ATGGTGAAAAAAACAAATGGTTATGTTTCGTCTGCTGAAAATGCAGTTTCCTCTTCTCAAGTTAAGGGAACCCGTGAAACTCCTGATGCTCCTGCACTTAAAACTGAAAAACAGATTATCCTTATGATCGCGGTACTTGCGGGATTCATCACGCCATTTGATGGCTCGGCAGTAAATATTGCGTTGCCTACACTCGCAGCGGAATTTCGCATGAATGCTATCTTTCTTTCCTGGGTTGCAACTGCATATCTTCTCTCTTCAGCAGTGTTCCTTGTTCCCTTCGGAAAGATCGCCGATATATATGGAAGGAAAAAGGTTTTCCTATATGGCATAACGATCTTCAGCCTTGCATCCCTGACTATGACCATGGTTGATTCCACAGCGATGCTGATAACGATCAGGGTTGTCCAGGGTTTGGGAAGCGCCATGATCTTCGGGACCGGGATCGCTATGATCACCTCCGTCTATCCGCCGGGTGAACGTGGAAAGGCCCTGGGTATCTACATTACTGCAGTGTACATCGGACTCTCCACCGGTCCTTTCCTTGGTGGCATAATGACGCAGCATCTAGGATGGAGAAGTATCTTTTTCGTAAATGCTCCAATAGGGCTTGCGGCAATCCTTCTCATCCTCTGGAAACTTAAAGGTGATTGGGCGGAATGCAGGGGAGATAAATTCGACCTGAAAGGGTCTATGGTCTACGGTATGGCAATAGTTTCACTTATGTATGGCTTTTCTGTACTTCCGGACATAAAAGGGGCTTCTCTTATAGCAGTGGGAATTATCGGAACTATTATCTTTATCCGGTATGAGATGCGCATACCTTCCCCGGTCCTTGATATCAGTCTTCTGACAAAGAATCGTGTTTTTGCACTTTCTAATCTTTCCGCGTTCATCAATTACAGCGCAACCTATGCAGTGACCTTTCTCCTGAGTCTTGATCTGCAGTACACCAAAGGTTTTACGCCTGAACATGCAGGATTTATACTGATAGCTCAGCCGGTTTTTCAGGCTATGGTCTCTCCTCTTGCCGGGAAATTGTCAGACAGCATCGAGCCCCGTCTCATTGCATCTGCAGGAATGACCCTTACGACAATAGGTCTCTTTTTCCTGACCTTTCTTTCAGAAACGACACCTGTCTGGTACATGATCGGGATTCTCATGGTGCTTGGTATCGGATTCGGGCTTTTCTCATCTCCGAACACGAATGTTATCATGAGTTCGGTAGATAAGAGGTTCTATGGTGTGGCATCAGGTATGAACGGAACCATGAGGCTACTGGGACAGATGTTTTCAATGGGTATTGCTATGATGATCTTTGCAGTTGTTACAGGCCCGGTGGAGATAACACCTGAATATCATACTCAGTTCATTGCAAGCCTGCAGTATGCATTTAGCCTGTTCACGATCTTCTGTATTGTAGGCATATTCACATCTCTTGTCAGGGGAAAAACACTTCCGGTAAATCATTCTCCCAAGAATGGGGACTATCATAATGCAGGGCGATGA